A genomic segment from Pseudomonas sessilinigenes encodes:
- the cas6f gene encoding type I-F CRISPR-associated endoribonuclease Cas6/Csy4, which translates to MDHYLDLKLLPDPEFPEPQLMSALLSKFHRALHDLRRNDIGISFPDTRRPIRHLGSHLRIHGNRQALDQLLAIDWLTGMRDHVQIGQPCSVPTPVQHRHVSRVQVDSSPARLRRRLIKRHGLTEDQARQRLPDSAAKRCDLPFAVMRSHTSHQLFNLFIRHGPLLEQPQPGTFNGYGLSSSATVPWF; encoded by the coding sequence ATGGACCATTACCTGGATTTGAAACTGCTGCCGGACCCTGAGTTTCCCGAGCCGCAGTTGATGAGCGCCTTGCTCAGTAAATTCCATCGGGCCCTGCATGACCTGCGGCGCAACGATATCGGCATCAGCTTTCCCGATACCCGGCGACCGATCAGGCACCTGGGTTCGCACCTGCGCATCCACGGCAATCGCCAGGCCCTGGACCAGTTGCTGGCCATCGATTGGCTGACCGGCATGCGTGACCATGTACAGATCGGCCAGCCCTGCTCGGTGCCGACGCCGGTGCAGCATCGCCATGTCAGCCGGGTACAGGTCGACAGCAGCCCGGCACGCCTGCGTCGCCGCCTGATCAAGCGTCATGGGCTGACCGAGGACCAAGCCCGCCAGCGCCTGCCCGACAGCGCGGCGAAACGTTGCGACCTGCCGTTCGCGGTGATGCGCAGCCATACCAGCCATCAGCTGTTCAACCTGTTCATCCGCCACGGCCCGTTGCTTGAACAACCACAGCCCGGCACGTTCAACGGCTATGGCCTGAGCTCCAGTGCGACAGTGCCCTGGTTCTGA
- a CDS encoding alkaline phosphatase D family protein, producing the protein MSEFNLGRRRIMQIAGAGMLMPSLAPAVIASVKDRPKLTDGVQSGDLQGDRAIIWSRSDRPARMVVEWDTRSMFTNPRRLVSPLADARTDFTARVDLSGLPLNQAIFYRVTFEDARTGVASEPWFGHLRSAPSQRRDIRFVWSGDTVGQGFGINPDIGGMRIYEAMRLRLPDFFIHSGDTIYADGPVPAQLTTEGGRIWRNITTEAKSKVAETLDEYRGNYRYNLLDENLRRFNAEVPQIWQWDDHEVVNNWSPSKQLDERYMVKDIQTLVGRARQAWLEYAPMRRQSADGGGRIYRKLSYGPLLDVFVLDMRSYRGPNDDNLGGEKPFLGREQLDWLKRELKDSQAQWKVVAADMPIGLGVPDGEVSPGVARWEAIANGDPGPAQGRELEIAELLAYLRKHRVRNHVWLTADVHYCAAHHYHPDRAAFQDFEPFWEFVAGPLNAGSFGPNVLDKTFGPEVVFQKAPPTQNASPFAGFQFFGEVQIDGQTTEMSVILRDLDGVAVFERKLQPA; encoded by the coding sequence ATGAGCGAGTTCAACCTCGGCCGTCGACGGATCATGCAAATCGCCGGGGCGGGGATGTTGATGCCCAGCCTGGCGCCGGCGGTGATCGCCTCGGTCAAGGATCGGCCCAAGCTCACCGATGGCGTGCAGTCCGGGGACTTGCAGGGCGATCGGGCGATTATCTGGAGCCGCAGCGACCGCCCGGCGCGGATGGTGGTGGAGTGGGACACCCGCAGCATGTTCACCAACCCGCGACGCCTGGTCTCGCCGCTGGCCGATGCCCGCACCGACTTCACCGCCCGGGTGGACCTGAGCGGGTTGCCGCTCAACCAGGCGATCTTCTATCGGGTGACCTTCGAGGACGCCCGCACCGGGGTGGCCAGCGAACCCTGGTTCGGCCATTTGCGCAGCGCCCCGAGCCAGCGCCGGGATATCCGTTTCGTCTGGAGCGGCGACACCGTCGGCCAGGGTTTCGGCATCAACCCGGACATCGGCGGCATGCGCATCTACGAGGCAATGCGCCTGCGCCTGCCGGACTTTTTTATCCACAGCGGCGACACCATTTACGCCGATGGCCCGGTGCCGGCTCAATTGACCACCGAGGGTGGGCGCATCTGGCGCAATATCACCACCGAGGCCAAGAGCAAGGTGGCCGAGACCCTGGACGAGTATCGCGGCAACTACCGCTACAACCTGCTGGACGAGAACCTGCGCCGGTTCAACGCCGAGGTACCGCAGATCTGGCAGTGGGACGATCACGAGGTGGTCAACAACTGGTCGCCGAGCAAGCAGCTGGACGAGCGCTACATGGTCAAGGACATCCAGACCCTGGTGGGCCGTGCGCGCCAGGCCTGGCTGGAGTACGCGCCGATGCGCCGGCAGAGCGCCGATGGTGGCGGGCGGATCTATCGCAAGCTCAGCTACGGGCCGCTGCTGGATGTGTTCGTGCTGGACATGCGCAGCTACCGCGGGCCCAACGACGACAACCTCGGCGGCGAGAAGCCGTTCCTCGGCCGTGAACAGCTGGACTGGCTCAAGCGCGAGCTCAAGGACTCCCAGGCGCAGTGGAAGGTGGTGGCGGCGGACATGCCCATCGGCCTGGGCGTGCCCGACGGCGAGGTCAGCCCCGGCGTGGCGCGCTGGGAGGCCATCGCCAACGGCGACCCGGGCCCGGCCCAGGGTCGCGAGCTGGAGATCGCCGAGTTGCTGGCCTACCTGCGCAAGCACCGGGTGCGCAACCATGTGTGGCTGACCGCCGACGTGCATTACTGCGCGGCCCACCACTACCACCCGGACCGGGCGGCGTTCCAGGATTTCGAGCCGTTCTGGGAATTCGTCGCCGGCCCGTTGAATGCCGGCAGCTTCGGGCCCAACGTGCTGGACAAGACCTTCGGCCCCGAGGTGGTGTTCCAGAAGGCGCCGCCGACCCAGAACGCCTCGCCGTTCGCCGGGTTCCAGTTCTTTGGCGAGGTGCAGATCGATGGCCAGACGACGGAGATGAGCGTGATCCTGCGTGATCTCGATGGCGTGGCGGTGTTCGAGCGCAAGCTGCAACCGGCCTGA